A window from Bos indicus x Bos taurus breed Angus x Brahman F1 hybrid chromosome 26, Bos_hybrid_MaternalHap_v2.0, whole genome shotgun sequence encodes these proteins:
- the NOLC1 gene encoding nucleolar and coiled-body phosphoprotein 1 isoform X1 translates to MATLVGPESVHGFRLYPVSESAPAPSGVPRAARGRCRDPPLARLFRFLESCASATVVTRITWRMADAGLRRVVPSDLYPLVLGFLRDNQLSSVANKFVKATGATQQDANATSLLDIYSFWLNRSTKAPKRKLQANGPVAKKTSSSDSSDDSSEEENQGPPAKKAAVPAKQASLLQHPGKAAVKASESSSSSSSEESSDEEEERDKKKKPVEKGVKPQAKTVKAPPKKAESSDSDSDSSSEDEPPKNQKPKTTPVAVKTQAKAQAKPGTSARPAPKVANGKAASSSSSSSSDDDSEEEKAVAISKKTIPKKQVVAKAPVKMAAAPAQKSSSSEDSSSEEEEEEQKKKPMKKKPGPYSSVPPPSVPPPKKSLGTQSPKKAAEKQQTVESSEESSDESDSSSEEEKKPPAKAVIAKAATKAAPAKKAAESSSDSSDSDSSEDEAPAKPAGTTKNPSSKPAATPKQPAAKLAATPKQAAGSVQKPLTRKADSSSSEEESSSSDEEETKKTVATPKSKATVKAALSLPAKQSSQGAGGSSSDSDSSSSEEEEEEKTPKPPAKKPRKEVGAIAPSKPASGKKAKAESSSSCSSDDSSEEEEEPKGKGTPRPQATKANGTSALTAQNGKADRGSNEEEEEKKKAAVAVAKPGSEKKKKKNEAAKEAETPPAKKIKPQTPNTFPKRKKGERRASSPFRRIREEEIEVDARVADNSFDAKRGAAGDWGERANQVLKFTKGKSFRHEKTKKKRGSYRGGSISVQVNSVKFDSE, encoded by the exons ATGGCGACACTCGTGGGACCGGAAAGCGTTCATGGATTTCGCCTTTACCCTGTCTCCGAGAGTGCGCCCGCCCCTTCCGGCGTGCCCCGCGCGGCGCGAGGACGTTGCCGGGATCCTCCCCTAGCCCGCCTCTTCCGGTTTCTTGAGTCGTGTGCGTCCGCGACGGTAGTGACGCGTATTACCTGGAGGATGGCGGACGCCGGCTTACGCCGCGTGGTTCCCAGCGACCTGTATCCCCTCGTGCTCGGCTTTCTGCGAGATAACCAGCTCTCGAGCGTGGCCAATAAATTCGTCAAGGCAACAGGCGCT aCCCAGCAGGATGCCAACGCCACTTCCCTCTTGGATATCTATAGTTTCTGGCTCAA CAGGTCCACCAAGGCTCCAAAGCGGAAGTTACAGGCAAATGGACCAGTGGCTAAGAAGACTTCATCCAGTGACAGCAGTGACGACAGCAGTGAGGAGGAAAACCAGGGGCCTCCAGCTAAGAAAGCTG CTGTACCTGCCAAGCAGGCCAGTCTGCTTCAGCATCCTGGAAAGGCTGCAGTCAAAGCATccgagagcagcagcagcagcagcagtgaagaatccagtgatgaggaggaggaaagagacaaaaagaaaaagcctgtTGAG AAGGGAGTTAAGCCACAGGCCAAGACAGTCAAAGCTCCTCCTAAGAAGGCCGAGAGCTCTGATTCCGATTCTGACTCAAGCTCAGAGGACGAGCCACCAAAGAATCAGAAGCCAAAGACAACACCTGTGGCAGTGAAAACTCAGGCTAAAGCCCAAGCCAAACCAG gtACATCAGCTCGGCCAGCACCTAAAGTCGCCAACGGCAAAGCAgctagtagcagcagcagcagcagcagtgatgatgactcagaggaggaaaaggcagtAGCCATCTCTAAGAAG ACCATACCTAAAAAGCAAGTTGTGGCTAAGGCTCCAGTGAAAATGGCTGCCGCACCTGCCCAAAAGAGTTCCAGCAGTGAGGACTCCTCcagtgaggaagaggaagaggagcagaAGAAAAAGCCCATGAAGAAAAAACCAG GTCCCTATAGCTCAGTCCCCCCGCCTTCTGTTCCCCCACCCAAGAAGTCCCTGGGAACTCAGTCCCCCAAGAAAGCTGCAGAGAAGCAGCAGACTGTGGAGAGCAGCGAGGAGAGCAGCGATGAGTCTG ATTCAAGttctgaggaagaaaagaaacctcCAGCTAAGGCAGTCATCGCCAAGGCAGCTACTAAAGCAGCTCCAGCAAAGAAGGCAGCAGAGAGCTCTTCAGACAGCTCGG ACTCCGACAGTTCTGAGGATGAAGCTCCTGCCAAGCCAGCTGGTACCACCAAGAATCCCTCAAGTAAACCAGCCGCCACTCCCAAGCAGCCTGCAGCTAAGTTAGCTGCCACTCCCAAGCAGGCTGCGGGCAGTGTCCAGAAGCCTCTAACCAGAAAGGCTGACAGCAGCTCCAGTGAGGAGGAGAGCAGTTCTAGTGACGAGGAGGAGACGAAGAAGACTGTAGCCACCCCTAAGTCCAAGGCGACAGTCAAAGCAGCCCTGTCTTTGCCCGCCAAGCAGAGCTCTCAGGGTGCTGGGGGCAGCAGCTCGGATTCAGACAGCTCCAGCAgcgaggaagaggaagaagagaagacgCCTAAACCCCCAGCTAAAAAGCCACGGAAGGAGGTAGGAGCCATAGCCCCTTCCAAACCAGCCTCTGGGAAGAAAGCAAAGGCCGAGAGCAGCAGCAGTTGTTCCTCTGATGACtccagtgaggaggaggaggagcccaaGGGCAAGGGCACTCCAAGACCGCAGGCCACCAAGGCCAATGGCACCTCTGCACTGACTGCCCAGAATGGAAAAGCAGACAGGGGCAGcaacgaggaggaggaggagaagaaaaaggcagcaGTGGCGGTTGCTAAGCCAG gttcagaaaagaagaagaagaagaatgaggCTGCTAAGGAGGCAGAGACGCCTCCAGCAAAGAAGATAAAGCCTCAGACCCCCAACACATTTCCTAAAAGGAAGAAG GGAGAACGAAGGGCATCCTCCCCATTCCGAAGGATCAGGGAAGAGGAGATCGAGGTGGATGCTCGAGTGGCAGACAATTCCTTTGATGCCAAG CGGGGTGCAGCTGGAGACTGGGGGGAGCGAGCCAATCAGGTTCTGAAGTTCACCAAAGGCAAATCCTTCCGGCATGAGAAAACCAAGAAGAAGCGGGGCAGCTACCGGGGAGGCTCCATCTCTGTCCAAGTCAACTCTGTTAAGTTTGACAGCGAGTGA
- the NOLC1 gene encoding nucleolar and coiled-body phosphoprotein 1 isoform X2, with amino-acid sequence MATLVGPESVHGFRLYPVSESAPAPSGVPRAARGRCRDPPLARLFRFLESCASATVVTRITWRMADAGLRRVVPSDLYPLVLGFLRDNQLSSVANKFVKATGATQQDANATSLLDIYSFWLKSTKAPKRKLQANGPVAKKTSSSDSSDDSSEEENQGPPAKKAAVPAKQASLLQHPGKAAVKASESSSSSSSEESSDEEEERDKKKKPVEKGVKPQAKTVKAPPKKAESSDSDSDSSSEDEPPKNQKPKTTPVAVKTQAKAQAKPGTSARPAPKVANGKAASSSSSSSSDDDSEEEKAVAISKKTIPKKQVVAKAPVKMAAAPAQKSSSSEDSSSEEEEEEQKKKPMKKKPGPYSSVPPPSVPPPKKSLGTQSPKKAAEKQQTVESSEESSDESDSSSEEEKKPPAKAVIAKAATKAAPAKKAAESSSDSSDSDSSEDEAPAKPAGTTKNPSSKPAATPKQPAAKLAATPKQAAGSVQKPLTRKADSSSSEEESSSSDEEETKKTVATPKSKATVKAALSLPAKQSSQGAGGSSSDSDSSSSEEEEEEKTPKPPAKKPRKEVGAIAPSKPASGKKAKAESSSSCSSDDSSEEEEEPKGKGTPRPQATKANGTSALTAQNGKADRGSNEEEEEKKKAAVAVAKPGSEKKKKKNEAAKEAETPPAKKIKPQTPNTFPKRKKGERRASSPFRRIREEEIEVDARVADNSFDAKRGAAGDWGERANQVLKFTKGKSFRHEKTKKKRGSYRGGSISVQVNSVKFDSE; translated from the exons ATGGCGACACTCGTGGGACCGGAAAGCGTTCATGGATTTCGCCTTTACCCTGTCTCCGAGAGTGCGCCCGCCCCTTCCGGCGTGCCCCGCGCGGCGCGAGGACGTTGCCGGGATCCTCCCCTAGCCCGCCTCTTCCGGTTTCTTGAGTCGTGTGCGTCCGCGACGGTAGTGACGCGTATTACCTGGAGGATGGCGGACGCCGGCTTACGCCGCGTGGTTCCCAGCGACCTGTATCCCCTCGTGCTCGGCTTTCTGCGAGATAACCAGCTCTCGAGCGTGGCCAATAAATTCGTCAAGGCAACAGGCGCT aCCCAGCAGGATGCCAACGCCACTTCCCTCTTGGATATCTATAGTTTCTGGCTCAA GTCCACCAAGGCTCCAAAGCGGAAGTTACAGGCAAATGGACCAGTGGCTAAGAAGACTTCATCCAGTGACAGCAGTGACGACAGCAGTGAGGAGGAAAACCAGGGGCCTCCAGCTAAGAAAGCTG CTGTACCTGCCAAGCAGGCCAGTCTGCTTCAGCATCCTGGAAAGGCTGCAGTCAAAGCATccgagagcagcagcagcagcagcagtgaagaatccagtgatgaggaggaggaaagagacaaaaagaaaaagcctgtTGAG AAGGGAGTTAAGCCACAGGCCAAGACAGTCAAAGCTCCTCCTAAGAAGGCCGAGAGCTCTGATTCCGATTCTGACTCAAGCTCAGAGGACGAGCCACCAAAGAATCAGAAGCCAAAGACAACACCTGTGGCAGTGAAAACTCAGGCTAAAGCCCAAGCCAAACCAG gtACATCAGCTCGGCCAGCACCTAAAGTCGCCAACGGCAAAGCAgctagtagcagcagcagcagcagcagtgatgatgactcagaggaggaaaaggcagtAGCCATCTCTAAGAAG ACCATACCTAAAAAGCAAGTTGTGGCTAAGGCTCCAGTGAAAATGGCTGCCGCACCTGCCCAAAAGAGTTCCAGCAGTGAGGACTCCTCcagtgaggaagaggaagaggagcagaAGAAAAAGCCCATGAAGAAAAAACCAG GTCCCTATAGCTCAGTCCCCCCGCCTTCTGTTCCCCCACCCAAGAAGTCCCTGGGAACTCAGTCCCCCAAGAAAGCTGCAGAGAAGCAGCAGACTGTGGAGAGCAGCGAGGAGAGCAGCGATGAGTCTG ATTCAAGttctgaggaagaaaagaaacctcCAGCTAAGGCAGTCATCGCCAAGGCAGCTACTAAAGCAGCTCCAGCAAAGAAGGCAGCAGAGAGCTCTTCAGACAGCTCGG ACTCCGACAGTTCTGAGGATGAAGCTCCTGCCAAGCCAGCTGGTACCACCAAGAATCCCTCAAGTAAACCAGCCGCCACTCCCAAGCAGCCTGCAGCTAAGTTAGCTGCCACTCCCAAGCAGGCTGCGGGCAGTGTCCAGAAGCCTCTAACCAGAAAGGCTGACAGCAGCTCCAGTGAGGAGGAGAGCAGTTCTAGTGACGAGGAGGAGACGAAGAAGACTGTAGCCACCCCTAAGTCCAAGGCGACAGTCAAAGCAGCCCTGTCTTTGCCCGCCAAGCAGAGCTCTCAGGGTGCTGGGGGCAGCAGCTCGGATTCAGACAGCTCCAGCAgcgaggaagaggaagaagagaagacgCCTAAACCCCCAGCTAAAAAGCCACGGAAGGAGGTAGGAGCCATAGCCCCTTCCAAACCAGCCTCTGGGAAGAAAGCAAAGGCCGAGAGCAGCAGCAGTTGTTCCTCTGATGACtccagtgaggaggaggaggagcccaaGGGCAAGGGCACTCCAAGACCGCAGGCCACCAAGGCCAATGGCACCTCTGCACTGACTGCCCAGAATGGAAAAGCAGACAGGGGCAGcaacgaggaggaggaggagaagaaaaaggcagcaGTGGCGGTTGCTAAGCCAG gttcagaaaagaagaagaagaagaatgaggCTGCTAAGGAGGCAGAGACGCCTCCAGCAAAGAAGATAAAGCCTCAGACCCCCAACACATTTCCTAAAAGGAAGAAG GGAGAACGAAGGGCATCCTCCCCATTCCGAAGGATCAGGGAAGAGGAGATCGAGGTGGATGCTCGAGTGGCAGACAATTCCTTTGATGCCAAG CGGGGTGCAGCTGGAGACTGGGGGGAGCGAGCCAATCAGGTTCTGAAGTTCACCAAAGGCAAATCCTTCCGGCATGAGAAAACCAAGAAGAAGCGGGGCAGCTACCGGGGAGGCTCCATCTCTGTCCAAGTCAACTCTGTTAAGTTTGACAGCGAGTGA